One region of Bosea sp. 29B genomic DNA includes:
- a CDS encoding virulence-associated E family protein produces MNIYHLDQFSEFREPAAAAIVALGDVDVAQIAALSVNELSARVPGAVRALIEAGDDPERPMGQDGARFPSRSEVVFSVACGLARAGCTEHQIAGVLINRAHAISASILEKKAPEKYALKQARAAVTAVGNGWPDTTQKGNPRPTLRNAIVAFQRLGVQASHDLFRRRHMVLGLKLEAFQGELTDDFSAMLRKTVLDEFGFDPGREHVRDALHMMALENSYHPIRDYLAGLEWDGKPRIDTLLVDYFGAEDTPLNRAIGRIVPIAAVRRVRRPGCKFDEILVLEGKQGTGKSTALAILAGAENHSDQEILTLDKRAQMEAMAGKWIYELSELEGLRKADAAKVKAFASQGSDRARMAYAYFADERPRECIFIGTTNDDHYLSDPTGNRRFWPVRTGAIDLEALARDRDQLWAEAAVLEAADEPIRLSQELWEAASAEQAARTAFDPWLDTLASVRGEEGNGTTVKASTKHLLSYVLNIEVGRQKHPDATRLGACMRALGWDGPKSMRVHGVNVRGYERPQPDDWKPDMAEAITARKTDTGPA; encoded by the coding sequence ATGAACATCTACCATCTCGACCAATTTTCAGAGTTCCGCGAACCGGCTGCCGCGGCGATCGTCGCTCTCGGCGATGTCGACGTGGCTCAGATCGCTGCGCTGTCCGTCAACGAGCTGTCGGCGAGGGTCCCGGGGGCCGTTCGCGCGCTGATCGAGGCCGGCGACGATCCCGAGCGTCCGATGGGGCAGGACGGAGCGCGCTTCCCCTCGCGCAGCGAGGTTGTCTTCTCGGTCGCGTGCGGGCTTGCCCGCGCCGGCTGCACCGAGCATCAGATTGCCGGTGTCTTGATTAACAGGGCTCACGCAATCTCGGCCTCCATCCTCGAGAAGAAGGCACCAGAAAAATACGCATTGAAGCAGGCCCGTGCGGCAGTCACGGCAGTTGGCAACGGTTGGCCGGATACGACACAGAAGGGAAACCCGCGCCCGACACTGCGCAACGCGATCGTCGCGTTCCAGCGTCTTGGCGTCCAAGCTTCTCATGACCTGTTCCGGCGCCGCCATATGGTGCTCGGCCTGAAGCTGGAGGCCTTCCAGGGCGAATTGACGGACGACTTCTCCGCCATGTTGCGCAAGACCGTGCTGGACGAGTTCGGGTTCGATCCTGGCCGCGAGCATGTCCGCGATGCGCTGCATATGATGGCGCTCGAGAACTCCTACCACCCGATCCGCGACTACCTTGCCGGCCTAGAATGGGATGGTAAGCCTCGGATCGACACGTTGCTCGTCGACTATTTCGGCGCCGAGGATACTCCCTTGAACCGGGCAATCGGCCGGATTGTCCCGATCGCGGCCGTGCGGCGCGTTCGGCGGCCGGGGTGCAAGTTCGATGAGATTCTCGTACTCGAAGGCAAACAAGGCACCGGGAAGTCGACGGCACTGGCGATCCTCGCAGGGGCCGAGAACCACTCCGATCAGGAAATTCTGACCCTCGACAAGCGGGCACAGATGGAGGCCATGGCCGGCAAGTGGATTTACGAGCTTAGCGAGCTTGAGGGTCTCCGCAAGGCCGATGCGGCCAAGGTCAAGGCTTTTGCCTCGCAAGGAAGCGACCGTGCGCGGATGGCTTATGCGTATTTCGCTGACGAGCGCCCGCGCGAATGCATCTTCATCGGGACGACGAACGACGACCACTACCTCAGCGACCCCACCGGCAACCGCCGCTTCTGGCCGGTCAGGACAGGTGCGATCGACCTCGAGGCCCTCGCGCGCGACCGCGACCAACTGTGGGCCGAGGCGGCTGTTCTTGAAGCCGCCGACGAACCGATCCGACTGTCCCAGGAACTGTGGGAGGCGGCATCTGCGGAGCAAGCGGCGAGGACCGCGTTCGACCCATGGCTCGACACCCTGGCGAGCGTCCGAGGGGAAGAGGGGAACGGTACGACCGTCAAGGCCTCGACCAAGCATCTCCTGAGCTACGTCTTGAACATCGAGGTCGGCCGCCAAAAGCACCCCGATGCGACGCGGCTCGGCGCCTGCATGCGCGCGCTCGGCTGGGACGGGCCCAAGAGCATGCGCGTCCATGGCGTCAACGTCCGCGGCTACGAGCGACCGCAGCCTGACGATTGGAAACCGGATATGGCCGAGGCGATCACCGCCCGCAAGACCGATACTGGACCAGCGTAG
- a CDS encoding DNA-primase RepB domain-containing protein, whose product MSLGIAADTSAAISFLEAVHSDGLWSLTAIKPTGGPPTGKVFTPAEREQAVGWIDALQGVAGLYYSVNEVRPDFRGVKATKADIVAAHYAHVDIDHLDGLERLRIYKLPPSLIVFSGGGYQAFWKFAEPTTDLERVERINRQLAADLGGDNCHNIDRIMRLPGTINLPNAKKRKAGRAPMLAYVVEGI is encoded by the coding sequence ATGAGCCTCGGCATTGCAGCTGATACCTCTGCCGCGATCAGCTTCCTGGAGGCCGTCCACTCGGACGGCCTTTGGTCCTTGACCGCCATCAAGCCGACCGGCGGACCTCCCACCGGTAAGGTCTTCACCCCCGCTGAACGTGAGCAAGCAGTCGGCTGGATCGACGCGCTCCAGGGCGTCGCTGGCCTCTATTACAGCGTCAACGAGGTCCGGCCGGACTTCCGCGGCGTGAAGGCGACCAAGGCCGACATCGTGGCTGCGCACTATGCCCATGTCGACATCGACCATCTCGACGGTCTTGAGCGGCTGCGGATCTACAAGCTCCCGCCGTCGCTCATCGTCTTCTCGGGTGGCGGCTATCAGGCCTTCTGGAAATTCGCCGAACCGACGACCGACCTTGAGCGCGTCGAGCGCATCAACCGCCAGCTCGCCGCCGATCTCGGCGGCGACAACTGCCACAACATCGACCGCATCATGCGGCTGCCGGGTACGATCAACCTTCCGAACGCGAAAAAGCGCAAGGCCGGTCGCGCGCCGATGCTCGCCTATGTCGTCGAGGGGATCTGA
- a CDS encoding MaoC family dehydratase — protein MAGLYFDELSVGQIFRHEIRRTITEADNVWFSALTHNPAYLHLDEEYCRAETEFGQRIVNSAFTLGLMVGISVGDTTLGTAVANLGWDEVRFPKPLFHGDTIRVETEVVELRESRSRPQAGIVTFLHRAYNQHGDLVAQCRRSGLQKRRADT, from the coding sequence ATGGCCGGCCTTTATTTCGACGAGCTCAGCGTCGGGCAGATCTTCCGCCACGAGATCCGCCGCACCATCACGGAGGCGGACAATGTCTGGTTCAGCGCGCTGACCCACAATCCGGCCTATCTGCATCTCGATGAGGAGTATTGCCGAGCCGAGACCGAGTTCGGCCAGCGCATCGTCAACAGTGCCTTCACGCTCGGGCTGATGGTCGGCATCTCGGTCGGTGACACCACGCTCGGTACCGCGGTCGCCAATCTCGGCTGGGACGAGGTGCGCTTTCCTAAGCCACTCTTTCATGGCGACACGATCAGGGTCGAGACCGAGGTCGTCGAGCTGCGCGAGAGCCGTTCGCGACCGCAGGCCGGCATCGTCACATTCCTGCATCGTGCCTATAACCAGCACGGCGATCTCGTCGCCCAGTGTCGGCGTTCCGGACTGCAGAAGAGGCGGGCGGACACTTGA